The Algoriphagus sanaruensis genome window below encodes:
- a CDS encoding chorismate-binding protein, with the protein MNLTDTIPAISHLEAIQMLLHHGLLSGGSFALWRKPRTNTVEFILDDRQEPNRVELNLESLPAGFILHPFADQEDRKGFFIQANQYFKFDLASPIVPEELPSWVQSNLANSESTKASIEKLLRIQISRFENSTWGGSQKEEFISLVNSGLEEIGNGNLEKIVPARTKSLPLPEGFDLAKTFFELIESYPNSFVNFFHVPQLGTWMGATPEVLIETKGDFFFTMALAGTQAVKGDNPNKSAAWTQKEIEEQALVRRYIVDCFKKIRLREYEEHGPKTIQAGNLLHLRTDFKVDMKSTGFPQLGSVMLDLLHPTSAVCGMPRKEAHEFLKEKEKFDRSFFAGFIGPVNIESETSIYVNLRTANFQNDQVILFAGAGVTEDSDPEKEWEETEMKCDIIGKFIKNQSA; encoded by the coding sequence ATGAATTTAACGGATACCATTCCTGCAATTTCACATCTAGAGGCGATCCAAATGCTCCTACATCATGGGCTCCTTTCAGGTGGCTCTTTTGCATTATGGAGAAAGCCTCGAACCAATACCGTGGAGTTTATCTTGGATGATCGTCAAGAACCCAATCGAGTAGAATTAAATCTGGAATCACTTCCTGCAGGCTTTATTTTACATCCCTTCGCAGATCAAGAAGACCGAAAAGGATTTTTTATCCAAGCCAACCAATATTTTAAGTTTGACCTAGCTAGTCCAATAGTGCCTGAGGAATTGCCTTCCTGGGTTCAATCCAATTTGGCAAATTCAGAAAGTACCAAAGCGAGTATTGAAAAACTACTCCGAATTCAAATCTCAAGATTTGAAAATAGCACTTGGGGAGGGAGTCAAAAAGAGGAGTTTATTTCCTTGGTCAACTCAGGTTTGGAAGAAATTGGAAATGGGAATCTTGAAAAAATTGTACCTGCGCGAACCAAATCTCTTCCCTTACCGGAGGGTTTTGACCTGGCAAAAACATTTTTTGAACTCATCGAATCCTATCCAAATTCATTTGTAAATTTTTTCCATGTCCCTCAATTGGGAACTTGGATGGGCGCAACACCAGAGGTACTGATCGAAACGAAAGGTGACTTTTTCTTCACTATGGCGTTGGCAGGAACTCAAGCGGTGAAAGGAGACAACCCCAATAAATCCGCAGCTTGGACTCAAAAAGAAATTGAAGAGCAGGCACTGGTGAGAAGGTATATTGTGGACTGTTTCAAAAAAATCAGGCTTCGAGAATATGAGGAACATGGGCCTAAAACCATACAGGCTGGAAATCTTCTCCACCTACGGACAGACTTCAAAGTAGACATGAAATCCACAGGATTTCCCCAACTGGGTTCTGTCATGCTGGATCTCCTCCACCCTACTTCTGCCGTTTGTGGGATGCCAAGAAAGGAAGCCCATGAATTTTTGAAGGAAAAAGAAAAGTTTGACAGAAGCTTTTTCGCCGGTTTTATTGGTCCAGTTAATATTGAATCCGAGACTTCCATTTATGTCAATTTAAGAACTGCCAACTTTCAAAACGATCAGGTAATTCTATTTGCGGGAGCTGGGGTTACTGAAGATTCAGACCCAGAAAAAGAATGGGAGGAGACAGAAATGAAGTGCGATATCATCGGTAAATTCATCAAAAATCAAAGCGCTTGA
- a CDS encoding hotdog fold thioesterase produces MVFVSKPSLEQLNTPRISSMVDHLGIKFTAIGNDFLEATMPVDHRTIQPFGLLHGGANVALAETLGSVAASLTLDLNQQICVGLEINANHLKSVREGVVKGIAKPVHLGKSTQVWEIKIYNNADQLCCISRITMAILDKK; encoded by the coding sequence ATGGTTTTTGTTTCCAAACCCTCCCTAGAACAGTTAAATACGCCTCGAATTTCTTCCATGGTTGACCACCTTGGAATTAAATTCACTGCAATTGGGAATGATTTTTTGGAAGCTACAATGCCAGTGGATCATCGAACCATACAGCCATTTGGCCTGTTACATGGAGGAGCTAACGTTGCATTGGCAGAGACTCTAGGAAGTGTCGCTGCATCATTGACCCTTGATTTAAATCAACAAATTTGTGTGGGTCTAGAAATCAACGCTAATCACCTAAAATCCGTACGAGAGGGTGTAGTCAAAGGGATTGCAAAACCAGTTCATCTGGGAAAATCCACCCAGGTATGGGAAATAAAAATATATAACAATGCCGATCAGTTGTGCTGTATCAGCAGAATTACGATGGCAATTTTGGATAAAAAATGA
- a CDS encoding histidine phosphatase family protein codes for MNRKKIYLVRHGQTDFNLQGVVQGSGIDAPINATGQAQAKAFFESYHKVAFDQLYHTALIRTKQSIQGFIDLGIPTQALPELNEISWGDFEGTPMTPEEGEYYQHMLHQWQQGNLDYAIAGGESPNQVAERIRRGISKLLQGPGETLLVCMHGRAMRIFLSLILEKDLKDMDQFEHHNLCLYLLNQQEDGSFVVEKFNDLEHLQKLKAL; via the coding sequence TTGAACCGAAAAAAAATTTACCTAGTCAGACACGGTCAAACCGATTTTAATCTTCAGGGGGTAGTTCAGGGTAGCGGGATAGATGCGCCTATTAATGCTACAGGACAAGCCCAAGCGAAGGCATTTTTTGAGTCATATCATAAGGTTGCCTTTGACCAATTATATCATACTGCACTTATTAGAACCAAGCAATCTATTCAAGGATTTATTGATCTGGGGATTCCGACACAAGCACTTCCGGAACTTAATGAGATATCTTGGGGTGATTTTGAAGGAACTCCAATGACCCCCGAAGAAGGGGAATATTACCAGCATATGCTACATCAATGGCAACAAGGAAATTTGGATTACGCAATTGCTGGAGGAGAAAGCCCAAATCAGGTAGCAGAAAGAATCAGAAGAGGGATTTCCAAGTTGCTTCAAGGTCCTGGAGAAACTCTTTTAGTGTGCATGCATGGTCGTGCGATGCGAATATTTCTGAGTTTGATTTTGGAAAAAGATCTTAAGGATATGGATCAATTTGAACATCATAATCTATGTCTTTATCTACTTAATCAGCAGGAAGACGGGTCATTTGTAGTTGAAAAATTTAATGACCTGGAGCACTTACAAAAGTTGAAGGCGCTTTAA
- a CDS encoding zinc ribbon domain-containing protein gives MESTVAQKLEAIYNLQLIDSRLDAIIKVRGALPEEVQDLEDEIAGYETRLEKFQRDIEAFEEDIKRHKENIKESEKLIKKYQDQQMNVRNNREYDAITKELELQDLEIQVSKKKIAETGVKIDNKKADLDQLSNLMKDRQKDLDLKKDELSTIVSESESEEAKLMADREKASKKVEDRLIKSYTKIRANAKNGLAVVMVKRGACGGCFNTVPPQRQADIREKKKLIVCEHCGRILAGVEDEVEDETVKTKRKSAKA, from the coding sequence ATGGAAAGTACAGTAGCACAGAAACTCGAAGCTATCTACAACCTTCAACTTATAGATTCAAGACTTGACGCCATCATTAAAGTACGGGGAGCTCTCCCAGAAGAGGTTCAAGACCTTGAGGATGAAATAGCAGGCTACGAAACTCGTCTAGAAAAATTCCAAAGAGACATAGAGGCTTTTGAGGAAGACATCAAACGACACAAGGAAAACATTAAAGAATCTGAAAAACTGATCAAAAAGTATCAAGATCAGCAGATGAATGTTAGAAACAACCGTGAATATGATGCGATCACAAAAGAGCTTGAGCTTCAGGATTTAGAAATTCAAGTTTCTAAGAAGAAAATTGCTGAGACTGGAGTTAAAATCGACAACAAAAAGGCCGATCTTGACCAACTCAGCAACTTGATGAAAGATCGTCAGAAAGATCTTGATCTTAAGAAAGACGAACTATCAACCATCGTTTCGGAAAGTGAATCTGAAGAAGCTAAGTTGATGGCTGATCGTGAGAAAGCTTCCAAAAAAGTAGAAGACAGACTTATCAAGTCCTACACTAAGATCAGAGCAAATGCCAAGAACGGTCTTGCTGTAGTAATGGTGAAAAGAGGAGCTTGCGGTGGTTGTTTCAACACAGTTCCTCCCCAAAGACAGGCTGATATCCGCGAAAAGAAAAAACTTATTGTTTGTGAACATTGCGGAAGAATCCTTGCAGGCGTCGAAGATGAAGTTGAAGACGAAACTGTAAAAACAAAAAGAAAATCAGCGAAAGCTTAA
- a CDS encoding Nif3-like dinuclear metal center hexameric protein: MGHRIQEIIQVLEQWAPPAYQESYDNATLICGDRNAKVTGVISTLDCTEKVVDEAIELGANLIIAHHPIVFKGLKSLTGKNYVERTILKAIKNDVSIYAIHTNLDHVATGVNKRICDQLGLLNTRILQPKRQALSKLVFFVPPSHKDQVLQAVFEAGAGQIGEYKDCSFQVEGSGTFTPSDRANPHLGTRGVPHVESEIRIEVILPHYLQGKVLSAMRSSHPYEEVAYYLQPLENENQEVGAGMIAELPTPLSENDFLDALKEKMNLSVIKHTAFINKPIQRVAVCGGAGIFLLSEAKRAKADIFITADVKYHEFFDAEDQLVLCDIGHYESEIFTKDLIAEFLSIKFPNIALYLSKVVTNPTSYR; this comes from the coding sequence ATGGGACACCGAATTCAGGAAATCATTCAGGTCTTGGAACAATGGGCTCCACCAGCCTACCAAGAAAGTTATGATAATGCAACCTTGATTTGTGGGGATAGAAATGCAAAAGTAACAGGAGTGATTTCAACGCTTGACTGTACAGAGAAGGTTGTAGACGAAGCTATCGAACTTGGAGCAAACCTGATTATTGCACATCATCCGATTGTGTTTAAAGGTTTGAAGAGTTTGACTGGGAAAAATTATGTCGAACGAACCATCCTCAAAGCCATCAAAAACGACGTTTCCATCTATGCGATCCACACCAATCTCGACCATGTAGCAACTGGAGTCAATAAGCGAATCTGTGATCAATTAGGACTTCTTAACACCAGAATTCTTCAACCCAAACGTCAAGCACTTTCTAAATTGGTATTTTTTGTTCCGCCATCACATAAAGACCAAGTGCTTCAAGCAGTTTTTGAGGCTGGTGCCGGGCAAATCGGAGAATACAAGGATTGTTCCTTTCAAGTGGAAGGGAGTGGCACCTTTACTCCATCTGATCGAGCTAACCCACACCTCGGAACTCGAGGCGTCCCTCATGTAGAATCAGAAATTAGAATCGAGGTCATTCTCCCTCATTATCTTCAAGGAAAAGTACTTTCGGCGATGAGGTCTTCCCATCCTTATGAAGAAGTAGCCTATTACCTCCAGCCCTTAGAAAATGAAAATCAGGAAGTTGGTGCAGGAATGATCGCAGAATTACCCACACCACTCTCCGAGAATGATTTTTTGGATGCATTAAAAGAGAAGATGAATCTTTCTGTCATCAAGCATACTGCATTTATAAATAAACCAATTCAACGTGTAGCAGTGTGCGGGGGAGCGGGAATTTTCTTACTTTCGGAAGCGAAAAGAGCTAAAGCCGATATTTTTATCACCGCGGACGTGAAATATCATGAATTCTTTGATGCAGAAGATCAATTGGTCCTTTGCGATATCGGGCATTATGAAAGTGAAATTTTTACAAAAGATTTAATTGCCGAATTTTTGTCAATAAAATTTCCTAATATTGCACTCTATTTGTCAAAAGTAGTCACAAATCCCACATCCTACCGATAG
- the lpxK gene encoding tetraacyldisaccharide 4'-kinase translates to MPWYSILLAPFALIYFGITWMRNLFFDWGIVKSETAPIQTLVVGNLSVGGTGKTPMVEYLINNLSQNYSLAVLSRGYGRKTKGFLQAEANSTPESIGDEPLQIHHKFHGQIPVFVGEDRLKALQIIHSKHPQINLVILDDAFQHRKLLPHFSILLTPYDRPFFKDFLMPLGRLREARTGAKRADLIVVSKTPHVPNPNKKDAIKSSIQKIVGSKNVMYSKLDYGVPYAINSLDKFKDQPVILVSGLADDRLFQMYCGENFRVVHAFHFADHHDYSEKDGLEILRWINKQSQETPVILTTEKDSQKLKLLAKQGFLGEIPIFALPITVKFAPNEEELLLCSIREKIRIPQ, encoded by the coding sequence ATGCCTTGGTATTCTATTCTTCTCGCTCCTTTTGCCTTGATCTATTTCGGGATTACCTGGATGCGAAATTTATTTTTTGATTGGGGAATAGTAAAAAGTGAAACTGCTCCCATTCAAACTCTTGTGGTTGGAAACTTGTCAGTTGGCGGAACGGGTAAAACACCCATGGTGGAATATCTAATCAACAATTTAAGCCAAAACTATTCCTTGGCAGTATTGAGTAGAGGATATGGCAGGAAAACCAAAGGGTTTTTGCAAGCTGAAGCAAATTCTACCCCGGAATCAATAGGAGATGAGCCCCTGCAGATTCACCATAAGTTTCATGGACAAATACCAGTTTTTGTTGGTGAGGATCGCTTGAAGGCGCTTCAAATCATTCATTCAAAACATCCTCAAATCAATTTGGTGATTTTAGATGATGCTTTTCAGCATCGGAAACTTTTGCCTCATTTTTCAATATTGCTGACTCCTTACGATCGGCCATTTTTTAAAGATTTCTTGATGCCTTTGGGGAGACTTCGAGAAGCAAGAACAGGTGCAAAACGAGCAGATTTGATAGTTGTGAGCAAAACCCCTCACGTCCCAAATCCTAACAAAAAAGATGCTATCAAGTCTTCTATTCAAAAAATTGTTGGATCAAAGAATGTAATGTATTCGAAATTGGACTATGGGGTGCCATATGCAATCAACTCTCTGGATAAATTCAAGGATCAGCCTGTGATTTTGGTTTCCGGATTGGCTGATGATCGCTTGTTTCAAATGTACTGTGGCGAAAATTTCAGAGTAGTCCACGCATTTCATTTCGCGGACCATCATGATTATTCGGAAAAGGATGGGCTTGAAATCCTTAGATGGATCAATAAACAATCCCAAGAAACTCCCGTAATCCTTACCACAGAAAAAGATTCCCAAAAACTTAAATTGCTAGCGAAACAGGGATTTTTGGGGGAAATTCCGATTTTTGCCCTTCCGATTACCGTCAAATTTGCCCCTAACGAAGAGGAACTGCTATTGTGCTCGATCAGAGAAAAAATCCGTATTCCACAATGA
- a CDS encoding putative porin, which yields MNLKKLILAVIFTVMAVFSAWAQRPIPQQQGQSSGFPAVNRSERQLVNPDEQEQDTGRKALLDDSTRQVYGPKTSLFFFEKDLKRNSLKLFEQDTSLTNFHNYDPVAKSGWKYQDLGNIGSASQSIFFEAPEVIGTRSGLHAYDLYFKDPAKRRYFDTKSPFTEMSAFFGGGNRNLLDITFARNVNPRWNLGFEFSTYRVRKTLNPVNRDDHLANQNSYAFHTNYRSENGRYWILGAFSRMKHVVSEIGGIIPPEVDSTSLYFTYEDAKVWLQNSQARDLRQDYHVYHEYKLGNGLQVYHTLDRKNQNVLFFADLTTSDSLFFPKTRLINPDTTLQQQDFAEWRNEFGIKGSFKGFYYNTFVKFRNGRMRSPSYESGDLRFNELYLGGELIGKISEQWSVSADGEYLVPGNFRIHGIFNSPWLDLEYTKSLFQPNAIQTRFFGNHFEWESEFVDTGLDQIKGTIKLDIKSIQLRPSLTLNRINNYIYFDEAFLPQQTSSSVVMLMPSLKAHVPVGKKFKWDTEVIFTAVSGEEKDAFRIPALMGNTRFYFDSPAFNENVYVQLGVDLRYRSGYFAPAYMPAMQQFHLQNRFDVYAYPVADVFLDFRINRTRVLFKYNHLNAGMLNREGYFVTPDYTGYRSFLDLGITWYLFD from the coding sequence ATGAACTTGAAAAAACTCATACTTGCGGTGATTTTTACCGTCATGGCAGTTTTCTCAGCCTGGGCTCAGCGACCAATTCCACAGCAGCAGGGGCAATCTTCGGGTTTTCCTGCTGTTAATCGATCCGAAAGGCAGTTAGTGAATCCTGATGAGCAAGAACAGGATACTGGAAGGAAGGCATTGTTGGATGATAGTACACGGCAGGTTTATGGCCCTAAAACTTCGCTTTTTTTCTTTGAGAAAGATCTCAAGCGAAATTCCCTCAAGCTTTTTGAGCAAGATACCTCTCTTACCAATTTTCACAATTATGATCCAGTTGCGAAAAGTGGCTGGAAATACCAGGATCTGGGGAATATTGGAAGTGCTTCCCAATCCATCTTTTTTGAGGCTCCGGAAGTAATTGGAACTCGCTCGGGACTCCATGCTTATGATTTGTATTTTAAAGACCCTGCCAAAAGAAGGTATTTTGATACAAAGTCACCCTTTACAGAAATGTCAGCATTTTTTGGTGGAGGAAACCGGAATTTACTGGACATCACCTTTGCCCGTAATGTCAATCCAAGATGGAATTTGGGCTTTGAATTTTCCACCTATCGAGTTCGAAAAACCCTCAATCCAGTCAATCGAGACGATCACTTAGCCAATCAAAATTCTTATGCATTTCATACCAATTATCGATCTGAAAATGGTCGATATTGGATTTTAGGGGCTTTTTCTAGAATGAAGCATGTCGTAAGTGAAATCGGGGGGATCATTCCTCCTGAGGTTGATTCTACCTCCCTGTATTTCACCTATGAGGATGCCAAAGTTTGGCTTCAAAATTCCCAAGCTCGGGACCTTAGACAAGATTATCATGTGTATCATGAATACAAGCTTGGTAATGGTTTACAAGTCTATCATACCCTTGACCGAAAGAATCAAAACGTCTTGTTTTTTGCAGATCTCACTACGTCGGATTCACTCTTTTTTCCAAAAACCAGATTAATCAATCCAGATACCACACTACAGCAACAGGATTTTGCCGAGTGGAGAAATGAATTTGGGATTAAAGGCTCATTCAAAGGCTTTTATTACAATACTTTCGTCAAGTTTCGGAACGGAAGAATGCGAAGTCCTTCGTATGAATCAGGAGATTTGAGATTCAATGAATTGTACTTGGGAGGTGAATTAATAGGGAAGATTTCTGAGCAATGGTCAGTCAGCGCGGATGGAGAATATTTGGTTCCCGGAAATTTTAGAATTCATGGTATTTTCAATTCTCCGTGGCTTGATTTGGAATATACCAAATCACTGTTTCAACCTAATGCTATCCAGACACGATTTTTTGGAAATCATTTCGAATGGGAATCCGAGTTTGTCGACACCGGTTTAGATCAAATCAAGGGAACGATCAAGCTTGATATCAAGTCTATTCAACTTAGACCTTCTCTTACTCTTAATCGAATCAACAATTACATCTATTTTGATGAGGCATTTTTACCTCAGCAAACTTCAAGTAGCGTCGTCATGTTAATGCCTAGTTTGAAGGCTCATGTTCCAGTCGGTAAAAAATTCAAATGGGATACAGAAGTAATTTTTACGGCTGTTTCGGGTGAAGAAAAGGATGCTTTTAGAATCCCTGCCTTAATGGGAAATACAAGATTTTATTTTGACAGCCCTGCTTTTAACGAAAATGTGTACGTCCAACTAGGAGTTGATTTACGTTATCGATCAGGATATTTCGCACCGGCGTACATGCCAGCGATGCAGCAGTTTCACCTTCAAAATAGATTTGATGTTTATGCCTATCCAGTGGCTGATGTTTTTCTGGATTTTAGAATTAATCGTACTCGAGTCCTTTTCAAATACAATCATTTAAATGCGGGAATGTTAAATCGCGAGGGATACTTTGTTACTCCTGATTATACAGGCTATCGATCTTTCCTAGATTTAGGAATTACTTGGTATTTGTTTGATTGA
- a CDS encoding tRNA-(ms[2]io[6]A)-hydroxylase: MSWEESTRQKMLHLKLPTDPRWVNIAQMQIEDILVDHAYCEQKAASSCISLIVRFNDLEELVDTLTPIVAEEWGHFERVMDQLKKRGLKFGPQRKDEYVAKLNEFVKKGGSRMQQLTEYLLMNALIEARSCERFKLLSQNIEDSDLQKFYYELMISEAGHYVTFIEMARKYYDPEKVNKRWQEWLTYEAEVLKNMELRGDRMH, from the coding sequence ATGAGCTGGGAAGAAAGTACAAGGCAAAAAATGCTACACCTTAAATTACCGACTGATCCAAGGTGGGTAAATATTGCTCAGATGCAAATTGAAGACATTTTGGTTGATCATGCCTATTGTGAGCAGAAGGCCGCATCTTCATGTATCAGTTTGATTGTTCGTTTCAATGATTTGGAAGAATTGGTGGATACCTTGACTCCAATTGTGGCGGAAGAATGGGGGCATTTTGAGCGAGTCATGGATCAGCTCAAGAAAAGGGGATTGAAATTTGGGCCTCAGCGAAAGGATGAATACGTGGCCAAACTCAATGAATTTGTGAAAAAAGGAGGAAGTCGGATGCAGCAATTGACTGAATACTTGTTAATGAATGCCTTGATAGAGGCCAGAAGTTGTGAACGGTTTAAACTTTTGTCCCAAAACATCGAGGATTCAGATTTGCAAAAGTTCTATTATGAGTTGATGATTTCTGAAGCAGGTCATTATGTAACCTTTATCGAAATGGCCAGGAAATATTATGATCCAGAAAAGGTTAATAAACGCTGGCAAGAATGGCTGACTTATGAAGCTGAAGTTTTGAAAAACATGGAGCTTAGAGGAGATCGAATGCATTGA
- a CDS encoding ABC transporter permease produces the protein MNLIENVREALTSVKVNLLRTVLTGAIIAIGISSLVGMLTAIDGIKAQIAESFAGLGANSFDIQNRGFNGGRVVQEGKTEKSYPSITFREAWKFKEDYTAIGQATVFTTVSGAAEVKRGSKTTNPNTRVRGADENYLSIKAIKLAKGRNFSQMEIRYGTAVAIIGKEMEETLFESNEDPMNQKINMFGRPYTVIGVLEKQGGVGRDQGADRQILIPVENASRLDQRGTFNYRITGVASDPGKLEYEMGQATGIMRKIRQDRVAQEDSFELTKSQSVAESLEEVAGYLRIGGFGIGFITLLGASIGLMNIMLVSVTERTREIGIRKALGATPHRIRQQFLMEAITICVVGGLFGMMLGIGIGNIIANFIGPGGFLVPWLWMIISFFICIAVGLIAGYIPASKASRLDPIESLRYE, from the coding sequence ATGAATTTGATCGAAAATGTCCGGGAGGCACTTACTTCGGTAAAAGTAAACCTACTTCGAACCGTTCTCACAGGAGCTATTATTGCTATTGGAATTTCTTCCTTGGTGGGAATGCTAACTGCCATTGATGGGATCAAAGCACAGATTGCAGAGAGTTTTGCTGGATTGGGAGCGAATTCATTTGATATTCAAAATCGTGGCTTCAACGGTGGCAGGGTAGTTCAAGAAGGTAAAACCGAGAAATCGTATCCTTCTATTACCTTCCGAGAGGCATGGAAATTTAAAGAGGACTATACAGCGATCGGTCAAGCGACTGTTTTTACTACTGTATCGGGTGCGGCTGAGGTGAAACGTGGATCAAAGACAACCAATCCTAACACTCGAGTAAGAGGTGCGGATGAAAATTATTTGTCCATCAAAGCAATCAAATTAGCCAAGGGTAGGAATTTTAGCCAAATGGAGATTCGATATGGTACTGCAGTGGCTATCATCGGAAAAGAAATGGAAGAGACCTTGTTTGAAAGCAATGAGGATCCCATGAATCAAAAGATTAATATGTTTGGCCGTCCTTACACGGTCATTGGTGTTCTTGAAAAGCAAGGCGGTGTAGGAAGAGATCAAGGAGCTGATCGACAGATTTTGATCCCAGTTGAAAATGCTTCTAGACTGGATCAACGAGGTACGTTCAATTACCGAATCACGGGAGTTGCTTCTGATCCAGGGAAACTCGAATACGAAATGGGCCAAGCAACAGGAATTATGCGGAAAATCCGTCAGGATAGAGTGGCTCAGGAAGATTCTTTCGAGTTAACCAAAAGCCAATCTGTAGCAGAGAGTTTGGAAGAAGTTGCTGGTTATTTGAGAATTGGAGGATTTGGGATTGGATTTATTACGCTTCTTGGCGCTTCCATTGGGCTTATGAATATCATGCTTGTTTCTGTCACGGAGCGAACTCGAGAAATCGGGATTCGAAAGGCTCTTGGGGCAACTCCTCACCGAATAAGACAACAATTTTTGATGGAGGCGATCACCATTTGTGTGGTGGGAGGTCTTTTTGGAATGATGTTAGGAATTGGAATAGGGAACATCATAGCCAATTTTATAGGCCCGGGAGGATTTTTGGTTCCTTGGTTATGGATGATCATTTCCTTTTTCATTTGTATTGCGGTGGGATTGATCGCGGGATACATCCCTGCATCCAAGGCTAGTAGACTTGATCCAATAGAGTCTTTGCGATACGAATAA
- a CDS encoding GMC oxidoreductase has translation MNTHEYDAIVVGSGISGGWAAKELCEKGLKTLVLERGRQVEHLKDYPTMTSAPWEMPHRNRMPLADENQNPVVNRCYAYAEDTQHFFVKDTEHPYVQNKPFDWVRGYQVGGKSLIWARQTQRWSKYDFEGPARDGFAVDWPIRYDDIAPWYSYVERFVGISGNYDGLDTLPDGEFLPPWEMNCVEKEIQKRILEAYGDRKFVIGRCAHLTKPNEVHLAQGRGQCMARNQCYRGCPFGGYFSSNSSTLPAAAKTGNLTIRPDSVVHSVIWDEEKGKATGVRVIDRITNQATEYFAKVIFLNAACLNTNLILLNSTSTRFPNGLGNDAGVLGKYIAFHNYRGTLSAGFEGFEDKYYYGRRPTAVMLPNFRNVQKQETDFLRGYMSFYTAGRSGWGGARDIPFGAEFKEANSVPGPWSVFMMMQGETIPKESNQVTLSTSLSDSWGIPQLQVDVDYDSNDEKLLQDFLTQGEEMLTKAGCINIRKSDSKQAPGLDIHEMGGARMGRDPKTSILNGFNQMHFAPNVFVTDGAAMTSTGTQNPSITYMALTARAVDYAVKELKKGNLK, from the coding sequence ATGAATACGCATGAATACGACGCAATAGTAGTTGGCTCGGGAATTTCCGGAGGATGGGCTGCCAAAGAACTTTGTGAAAAAGGATTAAAGACCCTCGTATTGGAAAGAGGTCGTCAAGTGGAGCATTTGAAAGATTATCCCACCATGACTTCTGCCCCTTGGGAAATGCCTCATCGCAATCGGATGCCCTTGGCTGATGAAAATCAAAATCCTGTCGTCAATCGCTGTTATGCCTATGCGGAGGATACTCAGCATTTTTTTGTAAAAGATACTGAGCATCCTTATGTTCAAAATAAGCCATTCGATTGGGTGAGGGGCTATCAGGTGGGGGGTAAATCCCTCATCTGGGCACGTCAAACTCAGCGCTGGAGTAAATATGATTTTGAAGGGCCAGCTAGAGATGGTTTTGCGGTGGATTGGCCCATTCGATACGATGATATCGCCCCTTGGTACAGTTATGTTGAGCGATTTGTGGGGATCAGCGGCAACTATGATGGCTTAGATACGCTGCCCGATGGAGAATTTCTCCCCCCATGGGAGATGAATTGTGTTGAAAAGGAAATCCAAAAGCGGATTCTGGAGGCGTATGGAGATCGGAAATTTGTCATCGGTCGATGTGCTCATCTCACCAAGCCAAATGAGGTTCACCTGGCTCAGGGAAGAGGTCAATGTATGGCTCGAAATCAATGCTACCGCGGCTGTCCATTTGGTGGGTATTTTAGCTCAAACTCCTCCACGCTTCCTGCAGCAGCGAAAACAGGAAATCTGACTATCCGTCCTGATTCCGTCGTACATTCCGTGATTTGGGATGAAGAAAAAGGAAAAGCTACCGGGGTGAGAGTCATTGATCGCATAACCAATCAAGCCACTGAATACTTTGCTAAGGTCATTTTTTTAAATGCGGCCTGTCTAAATACAAACCTTATTTTGCTCAACTCGACTTCGACAAGATTTCCAAATGGACTAGGAAATGATGCTGGTGTTTTGGGAAAATACATTGCTTTCCATAATTACAGAGGGACACTCAGTGCTGGTTTTGAAGGCTTTGAGGATAAGTATTACTATGGCAGAAGGCCTACTGCGGTGATGCTTCCTAATTTTAGGAATGTCCAGAAGCAGGAGACAGATTTTCTTCGGGGTTATATGTCCTTTTACACAGCAGGTCGGTCAGGCTGGGGAGGAGCAAGGGATATTCCTTTTGGTGCTGAATTTAAAGAGGCTAATTCCGTCCCAGGACCTTGGTCAGTTTTTATGATGATGCAGGGGGAAACCATTCCGAAAGAAAGTAATCAAGTAACTCTCAGTACTTCGTTATCAGATTCCTGGGGAATTCCTCAACTTCAAGTGGACGTGGATTATGATTCGAATGATGAAAAACTACTTCAGGACTTTTTGACCCAAGGAGAGGAAATGCTGACCAAGGCAGGTTGCATCAATATTCGAAAATCAGATAGTAAGCAGGCTCCAGGACTTGATATCCATGAAATGGGTGGAGCAAGAATGGGCAGGGACCCAAAGACCTCGATCTTAAATGGATTCAATCAAATGCATTTCGCTCCAAATGTTTTTGTGACTGACGGAGCAGCAATGACTTCCACCGGGACGCAAAACCCTTCGATTACCTACATGGCATTGACCGCTCGTGCAGTAGATTATGCGGTGAAGGAGTTGAAAAAGGGGAATTTAAAGTAA